One part of the Vicia villosa cultivar HV-30 ecotype Madison, WI linkage group LG6, Vvil1.0, whole genome shotgun sequence genome encodes these proteins:
- the LOC131614617 gene encoding uncharacterized protein LOC131614617: MSRKFSSLKEVNDSKETWRLAVRVVDLWSVINSKGKEHLEMVIMDASAMLRILSNRFNIKILEKKVICFIKGVIVNCTLWESYRTKNLDFYHDEKNSGAIVIVLTHAMIKESQVNLILYFLSISFSNGWSGSKLLINEDIPEITEYLSKLPANEQTKKPSQSSKGMSLWSGASQFTPVESFVHKAKCISLSDLCKVKQDMLCVTVGTTQKFFVSKHGWFYYGCIKCSLKASDVNNPYKCSCGQNVEHAIPRYRVDIYVIDGESKFRFVFWDTDCVDIIGKSTDSIYKAMLEEGEDNPMIYPDELDMLLGKKMAFRAKVQPTFGQASVWKLSYDEEFTKEIEKDYITNEGDSIPLTQNPVVDRVNDSIESLSAYGENDPDKVVTNTPSKGSPITLDAGDSECQPYGATQLSGTKPSKKVKIESNA; encoded by the exons ATGAGCCGAAAATTTAGCTCCCTTAAGGAGGTTAACGATTCAAAGGAAACATGGAGATTGGCCGTTCGAGTTGTTGATCTATGGAGTGTTATCAACAGCAAGGGTAAGGAGCATCTGGAGATGGTTATAATGGACGCATCGGCAATGCTTCGTATTCTTTCAAATCGTTTCAATATAAAAATTCTGGAAAAAAAAGTCATTTGTTTCATTAA AGGTGTCATCGTTAACTGCACACTATGGGAGAGCTACAGAACAAAAAATTTGGATTTCTACCATGATGAAAAAAACAGTGGTGCTATTGTAATTGTACTAACTCATGCAATGATAAAGGAATCACAAG TTAATTTGATActttattttttatctatttcCTTCTCAAATGGATGGAGTGGATCTAAATTGCTAATTAACGAAGACATTCCAGAGATAACTGAGTATTTATCAAA GTTACCTGCAAATGAGCAGACTAAAAAGCCTTCGCAGTCCTCAAAGGGTATGTCTCTTTGGTCTGGTGCCTCTCAATTCACCCCAGTTGAAAGTTTCGTCCATAAGGCCAAATGTATATCTCTGAGTGACCTCTGCAAGGTGAAACAG GACATGTTATGTGTTACTGTTGGAACAACTCAAAAGTTTTTTGTCTCAAAACATGGTTGGTTTTATTATGGATGTATTAAATGTTCTTTAAAGGCATCTGATGTGAACAATCCATACAAATGTTCATGTGGACAGAATGTAGAACATGCCATACCAAG GTATCGAGTTGACATATATGTAATTgatggtgaatcaaaatttcgcTTTGTGTTTTGGGATACTGACTGTGTCGACATTATTGGAAAGTCTACTGATAGTATTTATAAAGCAATGCTTGAG GAAGGTGAAGACAACCCTATGATATATCCCGATGAACTTGACATGCTTCTTGGTAAAAAAATGGCGTTCAGGGCTAAAGTTCAGCCAACATTTGGCCAAGCATCTGTTTGGAAACTTTCTTATGATGAAGAATTTACCAAGGAAATTGAGAAAGATTATATTACTAATGAA GGGGATAGCATACCTTTAACCCAAAACCCAGTCGTTGATCGTGTCAATGATTCCATT GAGTCGTTGTCTGCATACGGAGAAAATGATCCTGATAAAGTTGTGACCAATACTCCATCTAAAGGAAGTCCCATTACTCTTGATGCTGGAGATTCTGAATGTCAACCTTATGGAGCTACTCAACTTTCAGGAACAAAACCTTCAAAGAAAGTGAAGATTGAATCAAATGCCTGA